The Rosa rugosa chromosome 1, drRosRugo1.1, whole genome shotgun sequence genomic sequence aaatattcATGCACAATTATGATTTCAATTGACAAGCACCGTTCAGGAAACCATCACCCACTATAACTACTAAAGCTCATGATAACTTTGAAAACAAGCTAATTGGCTAACAAAAATAACAAATTTTGATGGCTCAACCTTAACCACTTGAAATTCCGCTTTGATTTTCCTCAGTTGCTGTGGGCTCAATTTCAGGCTGAAACAGCATAATAATTGGATTTTGttcctgttttcttttctttttttcaaaaaagAGTAAAACCTAAAGGTTTACTGGTTGTTACAGATAAGAGTGAAATAAGCTTAGGGAAGTTTAGGAAAATGAAAGCAAGCGCAATTTGGTGCAGTCATAACCTTTGAGAGCAAGGAAAGGAATTGAAATAGGAGTACCAGCCACATACCATGCAAAAAGGTTTCTTATTGAATTTTAGAGAGGGAATAGTTGTTGTAATTGTTGGATTTGGAATGTCCAAGTGTTTTCAGTGCAGaatcttctcttttttttctacTGTATCAAAACCATCATTAATATTCAGGAACATGGCCTAGCAAGAAACAATTACAGGAGACATGCGAAACATTCAATGATTACTAACTTGAAATTCATGAGCAATTACCCAGCCCTAGAGCGATCCAGAACATTACTCTATAAGAAAAGTTAATGTATCATGTTCCACAACATCTAAAAGGGTTTTAAAAGTTGCAACACATATGTGATCTTAGTTGTCTTTTTATGAATGATGAAGATGCCTTCATTATTACTACATAACATCTTTCTTAACTAATTCATTATTTGGGGCCACAATAATATTCAAAACTTAATAATTTAGTCAGCAGCAACACTCTCCCTATCTATAAATGCTCCTCTAATCCAACATTATTTCCCACACTTAATCAAAGTTAGAGACTTAAGAATGGCTTTTAACCTTGTGTTCTTGAGCTCAATCCTCATCCTTTCAGTATTTTCTCCAGGGATCAATGCGCTGAGCTCGAACTATTATGACAAAAGCTGTCCTAATGTTGAGCTTCTCGTCTCCGATGCTGTCAAGAAGGCGACAGCTAACGATAAAACTGTCCCTGCTGCACTACTCCGGATGCATTTCCATGATTGCTTCATAAGGGTATGCATATATTTCCTGCAAAGATTAGCTTTCACATTttaaatattaaattaaattaactcacactcttccttttgttttcagGGTTGTGATGCATCTGTGTTGTTAAATTCCAAAGGAAACAACAAAGCAGAGAAAGATGGGCCACCAAATATTTCTCTGCATGCATTTTATGTCATTGACAATGCAAAGAAACAAGTGGAGGCTTCATGTCCTGGTGTGGTCTCATGCGCTGATATCTTGGCTCTAGCAGCAAGAGATGCTGTTGTGCAAGTAAGCTAGCAAACCTAGACGATTATAAAACAATAAGATATTACTATTTATCCTCATaataagtaaaagaaaataACCTCGAAAAGAAGTTCAATTTCTTGCCCTTTTTCTGATTGTAAAATTGATCTTACAGTCTGGAGGTCCAAGCTGGAATGTGCCAAAAGGAAGAAAAGATGGAAGAACATCAGTGGCAACTGAAACCAGACAATTACCAGCACCAACCTTCAACATTTCTCAACTCCAACAGAGCTTCTCTCAAAGAGGCCTGTCCTTGAACGACCTGGTGGCACTTTCAGGTAAACCAACCTCAACAATCCAACTGCAGTTATTTATATTTCATATTTCTCATTCCTCTAGGAAGTGAAGAGTAACTTTTGACATATCTGCAGGAGGGCACACTCTAGGGTTCTCCCACTGCTCATCTTTCCAAAACAGAATCCACAACTTCAATGCCACACACGACGTCGATCCTACGCTGCACTCATCCTTTGCAGCAAGCTTGAAGAATACATGTCCCATCAAGAATAGGCCGAAAAATGCCGGTGCCACAATGGATCCTTCTGCAACAACTTTTGATAATACATACTTCAAGTTGATCCTCCAAGGGAAGAGCTTGTTTTCTTCAGACCAAGCTCTGCTTGATTTTCCAAAGACTAAAAATTTGGTTACCACGTTTGCTAGCTCACAGCAAGCTTTCTTGGATGCTTTTGTGAATTCTATGATTAAGATGAGTAGCATTACAGGTGGACAAGAGGTCAGGAAAGACTGCAGAGTAGTAAATTAATTAAAGGCCTCCTAGCTTATTGGTAGTCATGTTCAAGTCAGAAGAGGTGGGAAATCCATCAAATAGGCTGGTTCTCTATAATTACCTTTCTTAATTTGAGAGAGAGTGTGAAAAGAAAGTGTATGTCTGCAGTGGTTATGTGGTTTCAATATTGTTGAAATAATTTTAGTACAACAAGAACATTTTATAAATACAAAGTTGGCTTGAAGGGcaacaaaattttcttttatagaACATGAAGCAGATTTCCATGAATGGATTAACTCTGTGTGAGTCAACCGAATTTAGTTCAACAAGTGATGCACTTAACAAAGATGGTCACATGCTGTTCATTACAGTCAAATGGACTACTTAACTTGCTGCAGCAGAATTTCAACTGTAAAGCGTGAATGCAAGTCAGAGTGGTGGCATTACCATAaataaccaaaaccctaaaaaccaTTATCTCAGCGATGTTCACTGTCCAGAACAATCTCCGCCAATTGAAGGTTTCCACTTAGCCCAGATGCCTTGCTGGATGGCATAAATGAAAACGCATCCAGAAGCTTCACACACTTCAATCCCCATTTGACCATCAAGAATTCGATAAGATGATGCCCACTGCAGATTATCACAAGAAGTGTCTTCAGAGGAACATATTCAGACTTCAGACTTTAAACAACATTAAAACCCAAAGAAGGTCAAAATACCTTCGATTATGGTACGTTGTTATGAAGACCGAACCAGGAGAATTCTGGAGCAGATATGCCACAGTGGCAAAGAGGTCATCAAAGGCTTaacaacacaaataaaaatccacATTTCAGCTCAACTTAAATTATACAGAAGCCAAAGAAAATCAACAAGATAAAGATAATAAGCATACCTTTAGCATCATACAATACATCAGCCCCAAGAATAATTTTCGGGTGTAAACTGAATATAGATGCATCCCAAACTCCCCATGTCAATCCTACTACCTGGAAAACAGAACCAGACCTCTTACGGAGAGAGACACAATGAAGCttacaaatttgaaattttacaACTCTTGACTAAGCCGGTCGAGTTATGGCATAATAGCTTACATTGCATTGAAGTTTGTTAAGTTCAATAACACTTTTCATGTTGCTCAGCACCTGCAGATACAAAAAACAACAAGGCCTATGCAAGTTACTAGACTATAAAAACacaactagtatgaaaaatgaAGATCCTTCATCAAACTAACTACACATCGTAAAAGAACCTAAAAACAGTAAAGCTTGATTGAAAAAGCAATACCTCCAACCTATTGGATTCATCAGTAAGAGTGACGTCAGCGCCCACTTTGGCGGCAACCAAACCAGGCAAGGAAGTTCCAGCACCAAGCTGAGACCAAACCCAGTATTTAACAAGAATAAGATATTAACCCGAATAAAGAACAGCACAGTAAGAACTCATTTACCTCAACCACACTAGCTCCGGCAAAACGCAGTCTTTGCTGCCAAACATACTCCGCCAGGACTATACTGCAAGGCCACACGAACAGCCCATAGTCTTCTTTCATATTCTaaaatcaaaattcacaacAAAGATCAATAATTTCCATATATTCTTGgcttcaaaaaacaaaaagcttTCTCCTTTACTTGGATTTTTAGTGGAAAATCAGACCTCGATTATGGATATAGAGAAGTCCGGTCGGTCCGAGTCATCTCCGAAATGATGACGTGATACTGTCGTCATCTCCGATTCACCGCCTTCCAATTCCATATCCGACCGCCtttgctcttcttcttcccgCCGCTGCAAAATCTGTTTCCGGTAAAAAAGTTCCAAAGACATTTTTCAAATATGGGCCGACAAAAGCCCAATGGGCTCAATCTGAAAGGCCCAATAAAGTTTATCCAATATAGTAAATTTTTCAATTCATTTTCCCATTGCGCTTTCTGGAACCACACCCCCAATCTTCTACTTCACTGAGTGAACTCGGAAGCTCGCCGATTCTCCAATGGCGCTTGCTCACTACTCGGTCGCCGTTCCCATCGAAGCCTCGAAGCATCCGAAGACTTCGATCCTGAAACCTTCTGAGTCTCACTCTtcactcttcttctcctccgttTCCAAACCTCGAAGCGTTTCAATCTGTTCCGGAACCGGACGTAAAGTCAATCACTTTCATGCTCCGTCGGCTCAGGCCGAGCCGCAGGAGTCTCCGGCCAGTTTGGCCGCGGAGGCCTTCACTCAGTTCAAGCATGTGCTTTTGCCGATCACCGATCGCAATCCCTATCTCTCTGAAGGAACAAGACAGGTAATACTCTCAGTTTTCACTTTTTACGTAGTTAATTTTCAATGCTTTGATTTTGTGATTAAAGATGGAATTTTGACTAGGCAATAGCTACTGCTGCTGCTTTGGCAAACAAGTATGGGGCTGACCTTACTGTTGTGGGTATGATTTACTTGACTCTCTATGCTAGTACCATTGTTCTTTATATGTTGTGGAAATGAAGCACTAGATAGACCCATTTTCATTCTGCAATGTGTCTAGGAATATAGGACTTTGCTTTGTTTGCAGTTATTGATGAGAAGCAGAAGGAGTCGATTCCCGAGCATGAAACGCAACTTTCGACTATCCGCTGGCATCTCTCTGAAGGTTTGTTTTTGAACTTTGATATGAAGGTTTTTGTTGTTGATAATGTGAATTTGACACATAAGCATACACAAACAGTCTCTAGGCAATTGTGTTGTAATATGATGCATTTTTTCT encodes the following:
- the LOC133716098 gene encoding uncharacterized protein LOC133716098, with translation MALAHYSVAVPIEASKHPKTSILKPSESHSSLFFSSVSKPRSVSICSGTGRKVNHFHAPSAQAEPQESPASLAAEAFTQFKHVLLPITDRNPYLSEGTRQAIATAAALANKYGADLTVVVIDEKQKESIPEHETQLSTIRWHLSEGGFQEFKLLERLGEGVNKPTAIIGEVADDLNLDLVVISMEAIHSKHVDANLLAEFIPCPVILLPL
- the LOC133716073 gene encoding peroxidase 64 is translated as MAFNLVFLSSILILSVFSPGINALSSNYYDKSCPNVELLVSDAVKKATANDKTVPAALLRMHFHDCFIRGCDASVLLNSKGNNKAEKDGPPNISLHAFYVIDNAKKQVEASCPGVVSCADILALAARDAVVQSGGPSWNVPKGRKDGRTSVATETRQLPAPTFNISQLQQSFSQRGLSLNDLVALSGGHTLGFSHCSSFQNRIHNFNATHDVDPTLHSSFAASLKNTCPIKNRPKNAGATMDPSATTFDNTYFKLILQGKSLFSSDQALLDFPKTKNLVTTFASSQQAFLDAFVNSMIKMSSITGGQEVRKDCRVVN
- the LOC133716088 gene encoding uncharacterized protein LOC133716088, with the translated sequence MSLELFYRKQILQRREEEEQRRSDMELEGGESEMTTVSRHHFGDDSDRPDFSISIIENMKEDYGLFVWPCSIVLAEYVWQQRLRFAGASVVELGAGTSLPGLVAAKVGADVTLTDESNRLEVLSNMKSVIELNKLQCNVVGLTWGVWDASIFSLHPKIILGADVLYDAKAFDDLFATVAYLLQNSPGSVFITTYHNRSGHHLIEFLMVKWGLKCVKLLDAFSFMPSSKASGLSGNLQLAEIVLDSEHR